One Nitrospina watsonii DNA segment encodes these proteins:
- a CDS encoding MoaD/ThiS family protein → MRVLIPSPLRSYTQKEVVEATGGTLAEVLADLDRQFPGIRFRIVDEQDRMRPHIRFFVNGEQEFDLERPLQPTDALDIVQALSGG, encoded by the coding sequence ATGAGAGTTTTGATTCCCAGTCCGCTCCGCTCGTACACGCAGAAAGAAGTGGTCGAGGCCACCGGCGGCACCCTTGCCGAAGTGCTGGCCGACCTCGACCGGCAATTCCCCGGCATCCGGTTCCGGATTGTGGACGAGCAGGACCGGATGCGTCCGCACATCCGGTTTTTTGTCAACGGCGAGCAGGAGTTCGATCTGGAACGCCCGCTGCAACCCACCGACGCCCTCGACATCGTGCAGGCGTTGAGCGGCGGCTGA
- the ruvA gene encoding Holliday junction branch migration protein RuvA, translating into MIAHLNGILARKTPVSVIVDVHGVGYEAFVSLNNYYELPEIGQPVTLLTHTYHKEDTFKLYGFLHEEEKQIFETLIGINKVGPKLALAILSGIPVDELMDAIAKNDIARISTIPGVGRKTAERLVLELKDKLAKLDKLSPQAPAGGAANRLLEDALSALINLGYRKNDAEKALQQVRDEHADSPALETLIKESLNRLS; encoded by the coding sequence ATGATCGCGCATCTCAACGGCATCCTCGCCCGCAAGACGCCCGTTTCCGTGATCGTCGATGTCCACGGCGTCGGCTACGAAGCCTTTGTATCGCTGAACAATTATTACGAGCTGCCGGAGATCGGCCAGCCGGTGACCCTGCTCACCCACACCTACCACAAGGAAGACACCTTCAAGCTCTACGGGTTTTTGCACGAGGAAGAAAAACAGATTTTCGAAACGCTGATCGGCATCAACAAAGTCGGGCCCAAGCTGGCGCTGGCCATCCTGTCTGGCATCCCGGTCGATGAGCTGATGGACGCCATCGCCAAAAACGACATCGCGCGCATCAGCACCATTCCGGGAGTGGGACGCAAAACCGCCGAGCGGCTGGTGCTCGAGCTCAAGGACAAACTGGCCAAGCTGGACAAGCTGTCGCCGCAGGCTCCGGCGGGCGGCGCGGCCAACCGTCTTCTCGAAGACGCCTTATCGGCATTGATCAATCTCGGCTACCGCAAGAACGACGCGGAGAAAGCCCTGCAACAGGTCCGGGACGAACATGCGGACTCCCCGGCTCTGGAAACCCTCATCAAGGAAAGCCTCAACCGCCTGTCCTGA
- a CDS encoding PHP domain-containing protein: MIRKSEIHMHSCFSDGEFSPRELVAIARKNGVSILSLTDHDTFSGIPEFIEAGRKAGLIVFPGIEMTVKYGELQLHVLGYFKDLESIQTPLWDRVETMKAQREERMVAMIDKLNGVVPDRFQGEITFENVQKAAEGVLARPHLAREMVRLGIVKHTGEAFEKYLVEYNVQRENIHIDEALKLMRASGGVPVVAHPGERTYALHRPDKGIDYEDIPARVEELKALGLMGLEAIYPYHERTGKVEYFLKLAEDHDMIVTGSRDFHGFNTHQTPDVLGTTKMEPDFFERFQQAWG; encoded by the coding sequence ATGATCCGAAAATCAGAAATCCACATGCACAGTTGTTTTTCCGACGGTGAGTTCTCGCCGAGGGAGCTGGTGGCGATCGCCCGCAAGAACGGCGTTTCCATCCTGTCGCTGACCGACCACGACACCTTCTCCGGCATTCCGGAATTCATCGAGGCGGGCAGGAAGGCAGGCCTCATCGTGTTCCCCGGTATTGAAATGACCGTCAAGTACGGCGAGTTGCAACTGCACGTGCTGGGTTACTTCAAGGATTTGGAGAGCATCCAGACGCCGCTGTGGGATCGCGTGGAGACCATGAAGGCGCAGCGCGAGGAACGCATGGTGGCCATGATCGACAAGTTGAACGGCGTGGTGCCGGACCGGTTTCAGGGCGAGATCACGTTTGAGAACGTGCAGAAGGCGGCGGAAGGCGTGCTGGCGCGTCCACATCTGGCGCGCGAGATGGTGCGGCTCGGCATCGTCAAACACACCGGCGAGGCGTTCGAGAAATACTTGGTCGAGTACAACGTGCAGCGCGAGAACATCCATATCGATGAAGCGTTGAAGTTGATGCGCGCAAGCGGCGGCGTCCCCGTCGTCGCGCATCCCGGCGAGCGCACTTACGCTTTGCACCGGCCGGACAAGGGCATCGATTATGAAGACATTCCCGCCCGCGTCGAGGAACTCAAGGCGCTGGGCCTGATGGGGCTGGAGGCGATCTACCCTTACCACGAGCGCACCGGCAAGGTGGAGTACTTCCTCAAGCTGGCGGAAGATCACGATATGATCGTCACCGGCAGCCGCGATTTCCACGGCTTCAACACCCACCAGACGCCCGATGTGCTGGGCACGACGAAGATGGAGCCGGACTTTTTCGAACGGTTCCAGCAGGCCTGGGGCTGA
- a CDS encoding YebC/PmpR family DNA-binding transcriptional regulator, translating into MSGHSKWSTIKHKKGAADAKRGKIFTKLIKEVTVAARLGGGDVNANPRLRTAVNACKEQNMPQDNINRAIKKGTGELEGSNYEELTYEGYGPGGVAILLEVMTDNKNRTVGEIRSMLSKNGGNMGENGCVGWIFDKKGLILVNGDAMDEDALMELALEAGAEDIQNNGGQYEILTSLENFETVCQTLKDKNVPLEFAEITAIPQNTVPVDEQNGRAVLKLMDLLDDHDDVQKAYSNFDIPEEVMAAIDENP; encoded by the coding sequence ATGTCCGGTCATTCCAAGTGGTCCACCATCAAGCACAAGAAGGGTGCTGCGGATGCCAAGCGCGGCAAGATCTTCACCAAGCTCATCAAGGAAGTCACCGTCGCCGCGCGCCTCGGTGGCGGCGATGTCAACGCCAACCCGCGTCTGCGCACCGCCGTCAACGCCTGCAAAGAACAGAACATGCCGCAGGACAACATCAACCGCGCCATCAAGAAGGGCACCGGTGAGCTCGAAGGCTCCAATTACGAAGAGCTCACGTATGAAGGCTACGGACCCGGCGGCGTCGCCATCCTGCTCGAGGTCATGACCGACAACAAAAACCGCACCGTCGGCGAAATCCGCTCCATGCTTTCCAAAAACGGCGGCAACATGGGCGAGAACGGTTGCGTCGGCTGGATCTTCGATAAAAAAGGACTGATCCTCGTCAACGGCGACGCCATGGACGAAGACGCGTTGATGGAACTGGCGTTGGAAGCCGGTGCCGAAGACATCCAGAACAACGGCGGCCAATACGAGATCCTCACCTCCCTCGAAAACTTCGAAACGGTGTGCCAGACGCTGAAGGACAAAAACGTACCGCTCGAATTCGCGGAGATCACCGCCATCCCGCAGAACACGGTGCCGGTGGATGAACAAAACGGGCGGGCGGTGCTGAAACTGATGGACCTGCTCGACGATCACGACGACGTGCAAAAAGCCTATTCCAATTTCGATATCCCGGAAGAGGTGATGGCCGCCATCGACGAGAACCCTTGA
- a CDS encoding 4Fe-4S dicluster domain-containing protein, with amino-acid sequence MDDRTQDNPEIPGSRKAEAVEILWNGRDPIPARAGETIVHALWNAGQGGRVRTGCVGGVCGACTVTVRLPDGRPSTTELACMCPVENGMQVFPFAVDAITPVEPKADADADDLRAAYPTLDRCTKCGSCTVACPMSIPVMESVLRMQKGEFEQVAEDFTTCIHCGLCRAVCEDKVKPHNMGLWVRRSLGMSRDVSMLEKRVAALNGDGAEQEWNHLMKAQPEERLERARRFRQNGGAS; translated from the coding sequence ATGGATGACAGAACGCAGGACAATCCGGAAATTCCGGGTTCCAGGAAAGCGGAGGCGGTGGAGATTCTGTGGAACGGGCGCGACCCCATTCCGGCCCGCGCCGGGGAGACCATCGTGCACGCCTTGTGGAACGCGGGGCAGGGCGGGCGTGTGCGTACCGGTTGCGTCGGCGGCGTGTGCGGTGCCTGCACGGTGACCGTGCGCCTGCCCGACGGGCGGCCCAGCACCACGGAGCTGGCCTGCATGTGCCCGGTCGAAAACGGCATGCAGGTGTTCCCGTTCGCGGTGGATGCCATCACCCCGGTGGAACCGAAAGCCGACGCCGATGCCGACGACCTGCGCGCCGCCTACCCGACGCTCGACCGCTGCACCAAGTGCGGCAGTTGCACCGTGGCGTGCCCGATGTCGATTCCGGTGATGGAGTCGGTCTTACGCATGCAGAAGGGCGAGTTCGAACAGGTGGCGGAGGATTTCACCACCTGCATTCACTGCGGCCTGTGCCGCGCCGTGTGTGAGGACAAGGTCAAGCCGCACAACATGGGTCTGTGGGTGCGGCGCTCTCTGGGCATGTCGCGTGACGTTTCGATGCTGGAAAAACGGGTCGCCGCGCTCAATGGAGACGGTGCGGAACAGGAGTGGAACCACCTGATGAAAGCGCAACCGGAAGAACGTCTGGAGCGCGCCCGCCGGTTTCGCCAGAATGGGGGGGCGTCATGA
- a CDS encoding S41 family peptidase, with protein MKTGTSMWKRKRTWVGVLGALALSLTLVAPWNPAPVSPSLTAVAHAGFFDDDLETFEEVLDLVAGNYVYAPDYKTLFEAGIQGMLARVPENTLTVSDVYSGKVLMKNDKRLSYRLNFNRNENMGALRSVYNFLAEQYKGELKKKDIEQAAIVGMMSSLDPYSLYMDQGEFERSMRDTEGQYGGVGMVITMQDLKLTVVRTLKNSPAERVGILPQDIIARVDGQVVQGMQINELAERLRGYPNTKVQMEVYRPSTDTAQQFTLTREIISIETVEYKNMGDGVGYFSIHSFSKQTNDQLQEMLKRALDEGVNAFIMDLRNNPGGLLSQSVKVASHFLNKGELIVYTRGRDRSDMQTYQALYKNTLTHLPLVVLLNRNSASASEIVAGSLKDSGKALILGENSYGKGSVQTIFRMSDGSGLRLTTSKYYTPSGIDINQHGITPEIIVEKDLPEKESVTREPKGRTPEPSEDTRNLATRLKETEVIDYLKEKGYTITDKTDPLVEFAKLVIRDTRHPSKSHALAKARELANDIHY; from the coding sequence ATGAAAACCGGCACATCGATGTGGAAACGAAAACGGACATGGGTGGGTGTCCTGGGCGCACTGGCCCTCAGCCTGACGCTGGTGGCGCCGTGGAATCCGGCGCCGGTGTCCCCCTCCCTGACCGCGGTCGCGCACGCCGGATTTTTCGACGACGATCTGGAAACGTTTGAGGAAGTGCTGGACCTGGTGGCGGGCAACTACGTGTACGCTCCCGACTACAAGACCCTGTTCGAAGCCGGCATCCAGGGCATGCTCGCCCGCGTGCCGGAGAACACGCTGACCGTCTCGGATGTGTATTCCGGGAAGGTCCTGATGAAAAACGACAAGCGCCTGAGTTACCGCCTCAACTTCAACCGGAATGAAAACATGGGGGCGCTGCGCTCGGTTTATAATTTTCTGGCCGAGCAGTACAAAGGCGAACTCAAGAAAAAAGACATCGAGCAGGCGGCCATCGTCGGCATGATGAGTTCGCTCGACCCCTACTCGCTGTACATGGACCAGGGCGAGTTCGAACGGTCGATGCGCGACACCGAGGGCCAGTACGGCGGCGTCGGCATGGTCATCACCATGCAGGACCTCAAGCTGACCGTGGTCCGCACCCTCAAAAATTCCCCGGCGGAGCGCGTCGGCATCCTGCCCCAAGACATCATCGCCCGTGTGGACGGCCAGGTGGTCCAGGGCATGCAGATCAATGAACTCGCCGAACGCCTGCGCGGTTACCCCAACACCAAGGTGCAGATGGAAGTGTACCGGCCTTCCACGGACACCGCACAGCAGTTCACACTGACCCGCGAAATCATTTCCATCGAAACCGTGGAATACAAAAACATGGGCGATGGCGTCGGCTATTTCTCCATCCACAGTTTCTCGAAACAGACCAACGACCAGTTGCAGGAAATGTTGAAACGGGCGCTCGATGAAGGCGTCAACGCCTTCATCATGGACCTGCGCAACAATCCCGGCGGCCTGCTCAGCCAGTCGGTGAAAGTGGCCAGCCACTTCCTGAACAAGGGCGAATTGATCGTGTACACGCGCGGCCGCGACCGCAGCGACATGCAGACGTACCAGGCGCTGTATAAAAACACGTTGACGCACCTGCCGCTGGTGGTGCTGCTCAACCGCAACAGCGCCAGCGCCTCGGAGATCGTGGCGGGCTCATTGAAAGATTCCGGCAAGGCTTTGATCCTCGGCGAAAACTCGTACGGCAAGGGATCGGTGCAGACCATTTTCCGCATGAGCGATGGCTCCGGCCTGCGCCTGACCACCTCCAAGTACTACACGCCGTCGGGCATCGACATCAATCAGCACGGCATCACGCCGGAAATCATTGTCGAAAAGGATCTGCCGGAGAAAGAATCCGTGACACGGGAACCGAAAGGCCGCACGCCCGAACCGTCCGAAGACACCCGCAACCTGGCGACACGCCTGAAGGAAACCGAAGTCATTGACTATCTCAAGGAAAAAGGCTATACCATCACGGACAAGACCGACCCTCTCGTTGAGTTCGCCAAACTGGTGATTCGCGACACCCGGCATCCCTCCAAAAGCCATGCCCTGGCCAAAGCGAGGGAGCTGGCCAATGACATTCATTACTGA
- a CDS encoding multiheme c-type cytochrome: MPDSQAPSQNTAADHKPPRQVLIVYSGNTLGELKPCGCAKEEDQGGIERRMGYLNSVVPKESNLLLVDLGDNFKESTRQGRIKARYLMAAMSEMGYDAVTLGDRDLLYGNEFLKKQDSIPWLASNMELEGMNPPRTRIKTFDDGLRVAVLAVADPNLFYVSDHGGLTMQDPAEAVKHLLPEIERTEHPDLVLLLSHMEREKALKLLDLDGVDVVINGHIENESDQIDMQPVVRGHKIFMQAAPLGQKMGELRVLIDGGNKKIFQQRMVRLDSKIPDDKKMTALHDAYDQEIEALFFETLKAKRTKDRTQVYATESTCKTCHAAAHETWEGTRHAHAYATLKAVNKSFDPECLQCHTTGFEKPGGFISEIDTPELKNVQCEMCHGPRLDHSQAPQGGFAPEARQACSQCHVRKHSPNFNYKTYWPKIQH; this comes from the coding sequence TTGCCCGACTCGCAAGCGCCTTCCCAAAACACTGCGGCGGACCACAAACCCCCCAGGCAGGTGTTGATCGTTTATTCCGGCAACACCCTGGGCGAACTCAAGCCCTGCGGCTGCGCCAAGGAGGAAGACCAGGGCGGCATCGAACGGCGCATGGGCTACCTGAACAGCGTGGTGCCCAAGGAAAGCAACCTGCTGTTGGTCGATCTGGGTGACAACTTCAAGGAATCGACCCGGCAGGGCCGCATCAAGGCGCGTTACCTGATGGCGGCGATGTCCGAAATGGGTTACGACGCGGTGACGCTGGGCGACCGCGATCTGCTGTACGGCAACGAGTTTCTGAAAAAACAGGACAGCATCCCGTGGCTGGCGTCCAACATGGAACTTGAAGGCATGAACCCGCCGCGCACCCGCATCAAAACCTTCGACGACGGCCTCAGGGTGGCGGTGCTGGCGGTGGCCGACCCCAACCTGTTCTACGTTTCCGACCATGGCGGGCTCACCATGCAGGATCCGGCGGAGGCGGTGAAACACCTGCTGCCGGAAATCGAACGCACGGAACATCCCGACCTCGTGCTGCTGCTGTCGCACATGGAGCGGGAGAAGGCGCTGAAGCTGCTCGATCTCGACGGCGTCGATGTCGTCATCAACGGCCACATCGAAAACGAATCCGATCAGATCGACATGCAGCCGGTGGTCCGGGGCCACAAAATTTTCATGCAGGCCGCGCCCCTGGGCCAAAAGATGGGCGAACTGCGGGTGCTGATCGACGGCGGCAACAAAAAAATATTTCAACAACGCATGGTGCGGCTCGATTCAAAAATCCCCGACGACAAGAAAATGACCGCCCTGCACGACGCATACGATCAGGAAATCGAGGCGTTGTTCTTCGAGACGTTGAAAGCCAAGCGCACGAAGGACCGCACCCAGGTGTACGCCACGGAATCCACGTGCAAGACCTGCCACGCCGCCGCGCATGAAACGTGGGAGGGCACGCGCCACGCTCATGCCTACGCCACGTTGAAAGCGGTCAATAAGTCGTTCGATCCCGAATGCCTGCAATGCCACACCACAGGGTTCGAAAAGCCGGGCGGGTTCATCAGCGAAATCGACACCCCGGAACTAAAAAACGTACAATGCGAAATGTGTCACGGCCCGAGGCTGGACCACAGCCAGGCGCCGCAGGGAGGATTCGCCCCGGAAGCGCGCCAGGCCTGCTCGCAATGCCACGTGCGCAAGCACAGTCCCAACTTCAATTACAAAACCTACTGGCCGAAAATCCAGCATTAA
- the ruvC gene encoding crossover junction endodeoxyribonuclease RuvC gives MRVLGIDPGSNCTGYGIVESHRNSLKSIHWGSIKTKPKALFPDRLKSIYDELTRVVGEFQPDIVAIEDLFFAVNAQSTIKLGQTRGVAILAAVNASLTVAEYTPLEVKLSVVGYGRADKNQVRDMVTALLGLRKKPEPLDASDALAIAICHLHNQKTSKRLQEALSSRR, from the coding sequence ATGCGCGTTCTGGGCATCGACCCTGGCAGCAACTGCACCGGTTACGGCATCGTCGAGTCGCATCGCAACAGCCTGAAGAGCATCCACTGGGGCAGCATCAAAACCAAACCCAAAGCCCTCTTCCCGGATCGGCTGAAAAGCATTTACGACGAATTGACCCGCGTGGTCGGCGAATTCCAACCCGACATCGTGGCTATCGAGGATCTGTTTTTCGCGGTCAACGCCCAGTCCACCATCAAACTCGGACAGACGCGCGGCGTGGCCATCCTGGCGGCGGTCAATGCCAGCCTGACTGTCGCTGAATACACCCCGCTGGAAGTGAAGCTGTCGGTCGTCGGCTACGGCCGCGCCGATAAAAACCAGGTGCGGGACATGGTGACGGCGCTGCTCGGCCTGCGCAAAAAACCCGAACCACTGGACGCCTCGGACGCCCTGGCCATCGCCATCTGCCACCTGCACAACCAGAAGACCTCCAAACGTTTGCAGGAAGCCCTGTCTTCCAGGAGATGA
- the ruvB gene encoding Holliday junction branch migration DNA helicase RuvB — protein MTLEPNRDNPETRYTLDTQEVQFETSLRPRTFNEYIGQAKVKENLHIFLTAAKMRGETLDHVLFYGPPGLGKTTLAHIIASEMGAALTSTSGPVIEKSGDLAALLTNLQEGDLLFIDEIHRLPRIIEEILYPAMEDFKLDIMIGQGPSARSIKLDLPPFTLIGATTRAGLLTSPLRDRFGVVHRLDYYTPEDLEQIVHRSAEILKVDMTEDGGREVARRSRGTPRIANRLLRRVRDFAQVKGDGVITRPIAEQALAMMEVDRIGLDKMDHKLLLTMIEKFKGGPVGIDSLAASINEERDTIEDVYEPFLIQSGLLHRTPRGRVVTDAAFHHFGLTPSSTNDTPQKPLF, from the coding sequence ATGACCCTCGAACCGAACCGCGACAATCCCGAAACCCGTTACACCCTCGACACGCAGGAGGTGCAGTTCGAAACCAGCCTGCGCCCGCGCACGTTCAACGAATACATCGGCCAGGCCAAGGTGAAGGAGAACCTGCACATCTTCCTGACCGCCGCCAAAATGCGCGGCGAAACGCTGGACCACGTTCTGTTTTACGGACCGCCGGGGCTGGGCAAGACGACGCTCGCCCACATCATCGCTTCCGAAATGGGCGCAGCGCTCACCAGCACGTCGGGTCCGGTGATCGAAAAGTCGGGCGACCTCGCGGCGCTGCTCACCAACCTGCAGGAAGGCGACCTGTTGTTCATCGACGAGATCCACCGGCTGCCACGCATCATCGAGGAAATCCTCTACCCGGCGATGGAAGATTTCAAACTCGACATCATGATCGGCCAGGGTCCGAGCGCACGTTCGATCAAGCTCGACCTGCCGCCGTTCACGCTGATCGGCGCAACGACACGGGCGGGATTGCTCACCTCGCCGTTGCGCGACCGTTTCGGCGTGGTGCACCGCCTCGACTATTACACGCCGGAAGACCTGGAACAGATCGTCCACCGCTCGGCGGAAATACTGAAAGTGGACATGACGGAAGACGGCGGACGCGAAGTGGCGCGGCGTTCGCGCGGCACCCCGCGCATCGCCAACCGTCTGCTGCGCCGTGTGCGCGATTTCGCGCAGGTCAAGGGCGACGGCGTCATCACCCGTCCCATCGCCGAACAGGCGCTGGCGATGATGGAGGTCGATCGCATCGGCCTCGACAAGATGGATCACAAACTGCTGTTGACGATGATCGAGAAATTCAAGGGCGGGCCGGTGGGCATCGACAGCCTGGCGGCGTCGATCAACGAAGAACGCGACACCATCGAAGACGTGTACGAACCGTTCCTCATCCAGAGCGGGTTGCTGCACCGCACCCCGCGCGGCCGCGTGGTGACCGATGCGGCGTTCCACCATTTCGGTCTCACGCCGTCGTCCACCAACGACACGCCGCAAAAACCGCTGTTCTGA
- a CDS encoding DsbA family protein produces MKRVIPLFILIATLVAAPAWADAPKIAGQYKVIGDLNNLKNAKQIELIEFFNYSCGHCYNFLKASKRLHEKFKGKLLHKKQPIYWGQQTPYPAMAYYISDEQGVEEKFTQTLFDTNFQLEVNIFQPRVISMLSKDFGIQDAMTEGMQSPRIRNKVQESLQRAKQYDVQETPTLIINDTLKVTPSLTGGDVEKMTDNLIVIFESLLNQ; encoded by the coding sequence ATGAAACGAGTCATCCCCCTTTTCATCCTGATTGCCACCCTGGTTGCCGCACCCGCCTGGGCCGACGCCCCGAAAATCGCCGGACAGTACAAGGTCATCGGCGATCTCAACAACCTGAAAAACGCCAAGCAAATCGAACTGATCGAGTTCTTCAACTATTCCTGCGGGCATTGCTACAATTTCCTGAAGGCCTCCAAACGCCTGCACGAAAAATTCAAGGGCAAGCTGCTACATAAAAAACAACCCATCTACTGGGGCCAGCAGACTCCGTATCCGGCAATGGCGTATTACATTTCTGACGAGCAGGGGGTGGAGGAAAAATTCACGCAGACTTTGTTTGACACCAATTTTCAGTTGGAAGTGAACATTTTTCAGCCGCGCGTCATCAGCATGCTGTCCAAGGATTTCGGCATTCAGGACGCCATGACCGAGGGCATGCAGTCGCCGCGCATCCGCAACAAGGTTCAGGAATCCCTACAACGGGCCAAACAGTACGACGTGCAGGAAACCCCGACCCTCATCATCAACGACACTTTGAAGGTCACGCCCAGCCTGACCGGCGGCGATGTCGAAAAGATGACCGACAACCTGATCGTGATCTTCGAATCCTTGTTGAACCAGTGA
- a CDS encoding WD40/YVTN/BNR-like repeat-containing protein: MARTANKATPRTSKKSKARKQPASRSVSTRRMVVLVGTRKGAWLFHGDSKRKNWRIDGPHFLGQIINHLVLDPRDGKTLLAAACTGHLGPTLFRSTNLGRTWQEAKKPPAFAKSENGRSVDHTFWLTPGLHSQPGVWYAGTSPQGLFRSDDAGNTWAPFSSINDDPQFLRWMGSVQDGTPDGPKLHSILIDPRDPDHFYFAMSGGGVHESVDGGETWKPLVDGMDVVEGFDQSDPMFHDPHCVRLCPSNPDRLYQQNHCGIYRLDRPSNTWQRIGKKMPKKVGDIGFPMVVHPRDDNTAWVFPMDGGSVWPRTTIEGKPCAYVTKNGGSTWKRLDAGLPESQAWWTVKRQAMTGDRQDPVGLYFGTTSGELWVSRDEGKKWTCMARHLPEIYSVEVAEL, encoded by the coding sequence ATGGCACGCACCGCGAACAAGGCAACTCCCCGTACTTCCAAAAAATCGAAGGCTCGTAAACAACCCGCCTCCCGTTCCGTGTCCACGCGTCGCATGGTGGTGCTGGTGGGGACGCGCAAAGGCGCGTGGCTGTTCCACGGCGACAGTAAAAGAAAGAACTGGCGCATCGACGGCCCGCATTTTCTGGGGCAGATCATCAATCACCTCGTGCTCGACCCGCGCGATGGCAAGACGTTGCTGGCGGCGGCCTGCACCGGGCATCTGGGGCCGACGCTGTTCCGCTCGACCAACCTGGGCCGGACCTGGCAGGAAGCGAAGAAACCGCCCGCCTTTGCCAAATCGGAAAACGGTCGATCGGTCGATCACACCTTCTGGCTGACGCCGGGGTTGCACAGCCAGCCGGGCGTGTGGTACGCGGGCACCTCGCCGCAGGGGCTGTTCCGCTCGGACGACGCGGGCAACACCTGGGCACCGTTTTCCAGCATCAATGACGACCCGCAGTTTTTGCGGTGGATGGGAAGCGTGCAGGACGGCACTCCCGACGGACCCAAACTGCACTCCATCCTCATCGATCCGCGCGACCCGGATCATTTTTATTTCGCCATGTCGGGCGGCGGCGTGCACGAATCGGTGGACGGCGGTGAAACCTGGAAACCGCTGGTGGACGGGATGGATGTGGTGGAGGGATTCGATCAAAGCGACCCCATGTTCCACGACCCGCACTGCGTGCGCCTCTGTCCCAGCAATCCGGACCGGCTCTATCAACAAAACCATTGCGGCATCTATCGCCTCGACCGCCCGTCCAACACGTGGCAACGCATCGGCAAAAAAATGCCGAAGAAGGTCGGCGACATCGGTTTCCCCATGGTGGTGCATCCGCGTGATGACAACACGGCGTGGGTGTTCCCGATGGACGGCGGCAGTGTGTGGCCGCGCACGACCATTGAAGGCAAGCCCTGCGCCTACGTCACCAAGAACGGCGGCAGCACCTGGAAACGCCTCGATGCCGGGCTGCCGGAAAGCCAGGCGTGGTGGACGGTGAAGCGGCAGGCCATGACCGGAGACCGGCAGGATCCGGTGGGTCTGTATTTCGGCACCACCAGTGGCGAATTGTGGGTGAGCCGCGATGAAGGCAAAAAGTGGACCTGCATGGCGCGCCACCTGCCGGAAATTTATTCGGTGGAAGTGGCGGAGCTTTAA